The genomic interval CCCATGTCGCGAGAGGCGTGTCGCGTTGCGCCGCCGTCGGGCCTCCGGGTAAACCGGAAGAGCGCCGTGCCGGTACATGCGCAGCTCATGACCCAGATCCGGCACTTCATCTCGACGGGCACGCTCAAGCCGGGCATGCAGCTGCCCACCGTCCGCCAGCTCGCGGGCTTCCTTCGGATCAACCCGAACACGGTGGCCCGCGCGCTGGCGGACCTCGAGCGCGAGGGCTTCATCGAGTGCCATCAGGGCCGCGGCACCTTCGTCACGGGTCGTCCCCCGCGGGAAGGGCGGGCGGCCAGGAGCCTCGAGCGACTGGTAGGAGAGAGCCTCGAGCGGGCCCGACGACTTGGCTTCACCCAGGAGGAGCTCCTCGCCGCCCTCGCCTCGAGTCGCGCGGCGGGACGGGGCTCGAAGCCGGTCCGCCACCGAGTCCTGCTCGTGGAATGCAATCACCCCGAGCTCACCCGCTATCGCGACGAGCTCGAAGCCGAGCTGCCCCTGCAAATCGACCGCATGCTCGTCGAGGAGTTCGAGGCCCGAGTGGCTCGAGAGCCCGCCTTCGTCAAAGGATATCGGGTGGTGATCAC from Candidatus Methylomirabilota bacterium carries:
- a CDS encoding GntR family transcriptional regulator, whose translation is MPVHAQLMTQIRHFISTGTLKPGMQLPTVRQLAGFLRINPNTVARALADLEREGFIECHQGRGTFVTGRPPREGRAARSLERLVGESLERARRLGFTQEELLAALASSRAAGRGSKPVRHRVLLVECNHPELTRYRDELEAELPLQIDRMLVEEFEARVAREPAFVKGYRVVITTFFHIHEVRRVMPPDAPPSVALLAEASIKTLLRLTELPEGTTVGLVCASAAGGQNLQRSVQSAGLMHITPVLASTDDPWSIDRMLEKTRIVVCSEHAVNQIRGLLPPDVELVLADRSLDRGGIDMLSDLLAQMDEEGHDHA